Below is a genomic region from Caulobacter rhizosphaerae.
CCGTCGCCCAAGCCATAGCTCAGCCCGACAACGATGTCATGCGGCAGGACAGATATTTGTCTCTCGATAGACATTTGTCAGGACATTTGGCGTCAAATCCTGACAGTCCGGGCGTGTGATCCGGGATGACGCAACGGAAGCCAATGATCGAGCTTGCGCGGAACTCGCGGTCAAGATGTGCGAGAAAGCTTGACCATATTCGCTAGGCCTATGGTCTTCCTGGCTTGGGGTGACTTAAAAACCAACGTAAAAACAATAAGATGTTTCGAATTGACTCGTCGTGAAGCGGAGCGGGCGGGCTGTAGGTCGGCGCGTTTTTGTACGGACAGGCCATAAAATGACAACGTTGACATTTCGATTGACACGATCGGGACATTTGTCGATCTTGAGACACGGCTGGGGAGGGCGTGAGCCAGCGCGGTGTCGAGGGACGCCGGGGTCGCCAACGAACTTTCGCTTGAAACGGGGCTCGCTGGGCAGGCCGGCGCTCTCGACGACAGGCGAATGAACCATGCAGCCCGCGCCGAAACCGGCCGGGTCAAGAACGGCCATAAAAACGTTTGGGGAGCGAAGACCTTGTCCAATCCACGAAATCAGTCCGCATGGGCGCGGGGCGTGACCCTGGCGCTGCTGGCGGGCGCCTCGTCCATGGCCCTGGCCACGGGCGCCCACGCCCAGGCCGCGGCGGACGATTCGGCGCAGGTCGACGAAATCGTCGTCACCGGCATCCGCGGTTCGCAAATGCGCTCGGTCGACGTCAAACGGCGCGAGGCCTCGATCGTCGACGCCATTTCGTCGGAAGACATCGGCAAGCTGCCCGACGTCACCATCGCCGACTCGCTGCAGCGCATCCCGGGCGTCCAGATCAAGCGTGACGCCGGCGAGGGCGCGACGGTCAACATCCGCGGCCTGGCTCAGGTCATCACCCTGCTGAACGGCGAACAGTATCTGAGCGCCGGCAATATGGGCTCGGCCCAGCCGAACCTGCTGGACGTGCCGTCGCAGCTGATGAACTCGGTGGTGGTCTACAAGTCGACCGACCCGACCAACGCCCTGTCGGGCATCACCGGCACCATCGACCTGCGCACCCGTCGCCCGTTCCAGATGGAGCCGGGGCTGTCGATCGCCGGCGGCGCCGAAGGTCAGCGCGGCGAGCGCACCAAGGAAAACGACTACCTGATCAACGGCCTGGTCAACTGGCGCAACGACCGCGTCGGCCTGATGGTCTCGGCCGCGGCCAGCAAGGCCAACCTCGGCAACAACTCTTCGGGCGTCGTGGGCCTGTCGGGCAATAACGACTGGGGCGGATCGGCCGCCAACAACTTCATCTCGCCGCACGGCTTCGAAAGCTTCCACCGCGAGGTCGAGCGCAAGCGCCTGGGCGTCAATGTCGCCTTCGAGGCCGACCTGGGCGAGGGCTTCACCCTGGTGGCCGAGGGCTTCTACGCCAAACTCGACGAATACAACCGCGCGGCCGGCATCAACATCTCCAACCGCTGGGACGGCGGCGCCTTCGGCGTCTGGACCACCCCGACGGTGTTCGACAACACCGGGCAGACCAGCACCGGCAACGGCCGCCCGTGGGTGGCCGTCGACGAGTACGACATCAACGCCTGGTGGGTGAACAGCTTCTCGGTGAACCGCACCACCAAGTCGGAGACGAAGAACTACAACCTCGAACTGAAGTACGACAACGGCGGCAACTTCACGAGCGAGGTGCGGGCCATCCGCGCCAACGGCGACCGTCTCAGCATGAACGGCCAGGCCCAGGGCGACCTTTCCAACTGGCAGTACGCGCCCGGCCGCTTCAACCTGTTCCGTGATCCGAACGACCGCACGCGCGGCCCATTCTATCCGGCCGCGATCTGCGCCCAGTATCCGGCCGCGCAGCGCAGCAACGCCGTCGTCGGCAGCGCCGGCGGCTGCTACCTGAACCCCAACCCGCTGGGCTACGGCGCCAATCCGCAGCTGCACTACAACATCGGGGGCGCCAAGGCGGTCTGGAGCGGCTTCGACAACCCGCTGGCCGGCGGCCTGGGGGCGGGCAAGACCCTCAAGGACTACATGGCCAACAAGGACAGCTACGCGATCGCGGCGTTCTCCTCGGAAGGCAACAACGAAGTCCAGTCGGACATGAACGTGTTCCGCGCCGAGGGGCACTACAAGTTCGACGACAACTTCCTGGGCTTCATCACCAAGATCGACGCCGGCGTCCGCCAGAGCGATCGCACGGTCGAGGTCGAGGCGTTCCACCTGTTCTCGCCGTTCTACGGCGGCACGCCGGGCGCGGTGCAGGCCAACGGCCAACCGGTGCCGGCCGCGGGCTGCTTCGCCCAGTGGAAGGCCATCGACGTCGTCATGAACCAGGACCAGTGCCAGGCGGGCGAGTTCGTGCCCAATCCCCTGGGCGGGGCCCCGGTCTTCCAGGGCTACACGGTCAACAAGCCGACCAAGATCGACGCCTACAACAACGTCATCTGGATGGATGACCTGGGCAGCATCACCCAGGGCATCCCGGGCTTCTGGGTCGTGGATCCGCGCGACTTCGACGACGTGAAGTCCTTCCAGGAAAAGGTGTTCGGCGCGGCGGTCCGCTACCAGATCCCCGGCGCCACCTATGACGTGACCCTGAAGGAGCAGAGCGCCTACGCCGACGCCAACTTCGAGATCGGCAAGCTGTCGGGCAATGTCGGCCTGCACGTCATCCAGACCGACCTGCTGGTGAAGCAGAACCTGACGGGGGCCACCCAGAACTACGGCGACACCAACCTGGACGTCGGCGACACGGTCACCCGCCGCAAGTACACCGACTGGCTGCCGTCGCTGAACGCGGTGTACGACGCCACCGACCACCTGAAGTTCCGCTTCGCCTATTCCAAGACGATGCAGCCCCTCGACCTGGGCAACTACGGCGGCGGCCTCAGCATCTCCACCGCCGACTGCGGCACCAAGCCGGGCCGCTGCGTGACGGGCGCCAGCTCGTCGGGCAACCCGTACCTGGATCCCTGGCGCTCGACCAACTTCGACGGCGCGGTCGAATACTATTTCGGCGGCGCCTCGATGGTGAACCTGTCGGCCTTCAAGCTGAAGATCGACAGCTTCGTCACCGGCGGCACTACCACCGGGACGTTCAAGGACGAGGATGGGACGCCGCGCACCGTCAACGTCACCCAGCCCATCCAGGGCGACGGCGGCTCGGTCAAGGGCGTGGAAGTCGGCACGAAGCTGGCCTTCAGCGACCTGCTGCCCGACGGCGGCTTCTTCTCGAACTTCGGGATCGACGCCAACGCCACCTATTCGCCCAGCTCGGAGTCGCGTCTCGGCCTGGACGGCAAGAAGCTGCCGTTCACCGACAACTCCAAGTACCAGTACAACCTCGTCGGCTGGTACCAGGACGACAAGTGGCAGGCCCGCGTGGCCTACAACTACCGGACCGACCGCCTCAGCAGCGTCACCGGCAGTTCCGGCGACAACCTGGCGGTGTTCCAGGACGCCACCGGATTCGTCGATGTGAACGTCAGCTACAACGTGCGCGACAACATCGTCGTCTACCTGAACGGCTCGAACGTCAGCGGCGAGATCGAGAATTACTACGTGAAGTTCGCGGACGGTAAGACTCAGTACTTCAGCCAGAACCAGTTCGAGCCGCGCTACACCCTCGGCATCCGCGCCAAGTGGTGATCTAGACCAGTCCTTCCCTGCGGGCCGCCGTGATCCCCTGTCACGGCGGCTTCTTTTTTTGAGCGGGGCGGCTAGCATGATTATGACCAAGACGGGCGCCGGAAGCCCGCGGGAAGAAGCGGGCACAAGCTTCGATCAAGGGTAGGGAGCCACCATGCAGGACAGCGCGAGCGACCGGCGGATCCGCGACATCGTCATCGTCGGGGGCGGCACGGCGGGCTGGATGGCGGCCGCCAGCCTGAAGCATCACTTCGGCGCGGCGCCGGTCACCATCACCCTGATCGAGTCCTCGGAAATCGGCACGATCGGCGTGGGCGAGGCGACGATCCCGACCATCCGCCGTTTCTACCAGGCCCTGGGCCTGTCCGACATCGACGTGCTGCGCGCCACCGGCGGCACCTGCAAGCTGGGCATCCGCTTCAACGACTGGACGACGCAGGTCGCCTCGTTCATCCACCCGTTCGGCCTCTACGGCCAGGACCTGAAGGGCGTGGCCTTCCATCACTACTGGATGCGGCTGCGAGCCCTGGGCGAGGCCGCGCCGATCGGCGACTATTCGCTGGGCGCCAGCCTGGCGGCCGGTGGCAAGTTCACCACCCCCTCGCGCAACCCGCCTTCGACCCTGTCGGTGTTCGACTGGGCCCTGCATTTCGACGCCGGCCTGTTCGCCCGGCTGATGCGCCAGGTCGCCGAGCAGAACGGCGTGCGCCGCCTCGACGCCAAGATCGTCAAGACCAACCTGCGCGGCGAGGACGGCTTCATCGAGTCCGTGACACTGGACAGCGGCGCGACCGTGGCCGGCGACCTGTTCATCGACTGCTCGGGCTTCCGCGGCCTGCTGATCGAGGAGGCCCTGCACACCGGCTACGAGGACTGGAGCCCGTGGCTGCTGTGCGACAGCGCCATGGCGGTTCAGAGCGAGGGGAAAGGCGATCCGCCGCCCTATACCGACGTCACCGCGCGTCCCGCGGGCTGGCAATGGCGGATCCCCCTGCAGCACCGCTGGGGCAACGGCTATGTCTATTCCAGCCGCCACACCACCGACGAAGCGGCGAGGATGGTCCTGACCGGCTCATTGGACGAGCGCCTGCTGCACGAGCCGCGCAAGATCGGCTTCCATCCCGGTCGCCGGCTGAAGGCCTGGAACAAGAACTGCATCGCCCTGGGCCTGGCCTCGGGCTTCCTGGAGCCGCTGGAAAGCACCAGCATCGCCCTGATCGAGACCGGCATTGAGAAGATCAAGGCGCTGTTTCCCAGCCGCGACTTCGACCCGGCGGTGGTCGACGAGTTCAACGAGATGTCGCGCCTGGAGATGGAGCGCGTGCGCGACTTCATCATCCTGCACTACAAGCTCAACCAGCGTCCCGAAGACCCGACCGGATTCTGGACCCACTGCCGCGAGATGGCGATCCCCGACACCCTCCGGAAGAAGATCGACCTGTGGCGCGCCCAGGGCCACTTCGTCCGCTACCGCTGGGAGATGTTCTCCCCGCCCAGCTGGCTGGCGATCTATGCGGGTTTCGGCCTGCTGCCGGAAACCTACGACCTCAGCGTCGACGGCTTCGACGCCGGCCAGTTGTCGGCCGCCCTGGCCGAAATGCGCAAGGCGGTGGCCGACACTGTGGCGTCCACGCGCGCCCACGGCGACTTCATCGAACAGTACGCCCGCCCGCGATCGGTGGCGGCCGAGTAGGAACCTTTCGCATGGCCCACCTGAACAAGATCGTCATCGTCGGCGGCGGCTCGGCCGGCTGGATCTGCGCGGCCATGCTCAGCCACTATTTCCAGAACGGCCCGACGCAGGTCGAGCTGGTGGAGTCCGAGGAGATCGGCACGATCGGGGTGGGGGAGTCCACCATCCCGCCGTTCCTCCAGCTGATCCGCACCCTGGGGATCAACGAGCAGGAGTTCATCCAGGAAACCCAAGCCGCCTTCAAGCTGGGCATCCGGTTCGAGAACTGGTTGGAGAAGGGCGACGTCTACTACCACCCGTTCGGCCAGATCGGCGGGCCGCTGGAGGTCAACGAGTTCTACCAGTGCTGGCTGCGGGCCAAGCAGAACGGCCATCCGTCCAAGCTCCAGGACTTCGCCCCGGCTTCGGTGATGGCCGAGGCCGGCAAGTTCATGCTGCCGGCGGCCGCGCAGAAGACGATGATCGCCAACGCCAACTACGCCCTGCACGTCGACGCGCGGCTGGTGGCGCTGTACCTGCGCAGGTTCGCCGAGGCGCGCGGCGTCAAGCGCACCGAGGGCATAGTCACCGAGGTGGCGACCCGGCCCGACGGCGGCGTGGCCAAGGTGATCCTGAAGGACGGCCGCGAGGTGGCCGGCGACTTCTTCATCGACTGCTCGGGCTTCCGCGCCCTGCTGATCGGCAAGACCCTGGGCGAGCCGTTCAGGGACTGGGGCGACGTCCTGCTCTGCGACCGCGCCGTCGTGGCCCAGACCGAAAACGTGGGTCCGCCGCATCCCTACACCCTGGTCCAGGCCCAGGATTTCGGCTGGCGCTGGCGCATCCCGCTGCAGCACCGCGCGGGCAACGGCTATGTGTTCGCCAGCAAGTATCTGAGCGACGACGAGGCCACGGCCACGCTGATGCGCCAGGTCCAGGGCGAGGTGGTGCTGGGCCCCAACATCATCCCGTTCAAGACCGGGGTGCGCGAGCGGCCGTGGGTGAAGAACGTGGTCTCGATCGGCCTGTCGTGCGGCTTCATCGAGCCGCTGGAGTCCACGGCCCTGCACCTGATCTACAAGGGCATGGACTACCTGCTGCGGTTCATGCCCGACATGGACGCCGACCCGGTCCTGGCGGCCGAGTACAATCGCCGGATGGTCGCCGACTACGAGGAGATCCGCGACTTCATCGTCCTGCACTACGTGACCACTAGGCGCGACGACACGCCGTTCTGGCGCGACTATCAGCAGGTGGTCCCGCCCGAGAGCCTGCGGGAGCGGATCGCCCTGTTCAAGGCGGCCGGCGTGCTGCGCGACGGCGTCGACGACATGTTCCGCGCGCCCAGCTGGCAGTCGGTGATGGAAGGCATGGGCGTGCGGCCCGACCGCTACCAGCAGCTGGTCGACCGCATCCCGCTGAGCGTGATCATGAACCTGATGGACAAGTCCGCCCCCATGCTGGCCGACTTCGTGGCCACCCTGCCCAGCCACGAGGAGTTCCTGAGAACCCATTGTCCAGCCGCGCCTTTCAAGCGCTCGGCTTGATCGGAAGACCCGTTCATCCCGGGCCGAAGCTCAGCGCCAACTCTTGGCCTGGGTGATGGTCGCGGGTTCGGTCAGCACTGCGTCCAGCGGCCGGCCGGCCAGGGTGCAGGTCGCGAACCTGACCGGGCCGCCGCCGGTGACGCGGCAGGTCAGGGACCGGGAGAAGGCCGCCGCCATCAGCCGCTCGCGGTCAGCGGGCAGGGCGGCCAGGGTCGGCGAGACCCGCAGCGGAATCCAGCGTTCGGGAGTTGGCCCCTGGGCGATGCAGAGCGTGCGGCCGTCGATGACGTGCAGGACCGGCCCGCTGACGGTCGTTCCGGCGACGGGCGCGGGGGCGCGGCAGGTCTGGGCGAGGGCGCTCTCGGAAGCGCCGCCCGAAGCGCCGCTCTGGGCCAGGGCCGGCGCGCCGGAAGCCAGGGCGGCCAAGACGATGGCCGCCGCGCCCGATCTCGCCCAATCCCTGGCCATGTCGCGGGTCCTCTGAACGGCGACTCAACACGCCCGACGACCTCGCGTTCCAGGCGGAGCCCGTTGAAACCCCTGGCGTTTGTCATCTGTTGCTCAGGCGCCGCACAGGCCGCGCTCTCGGACGAAAGGCGGCGGTTCGGTCGCCGTCGGGCGGTCGTGCTAAAGCAGGGGCGACGGACGCGGCGACTCGGCCGCGCCGGGCGGAAGCGCCCGGGTTGGAAGCGACGGGAGAACTCCGCTGGCGACAGTGAAGCGTACAGGCTCGAAGAAGACCCTGACCACGGCCAACCTGGCCGCTCTGGGCGCCGAGCGGCTGGCCGACCTGCTGATCGACGTCGCCGAGGGCCATGCCCAGATCAAGCGGCGCCTGCGCCTGGAACTGGCCGGCGAGATCGGCCCGGAGGATCTGGCCGCCGAGCTGGCCAAGCGCCTGGACGCCGTCGCCGACAGCCGGGCTCGCATCCACTGGCGCAAGCACAAGGAGTTCGTCCGCGAACTCGACATGCAGCGCGCCCTGATCGCCGGACGGCTGGCTGAGCTGGACCCGACCCTGGCCTTGCCGATGATGCTGCGGTTCCTGGGCCTGGCCGAGGGGGTGTCGCACCGCACCGCCGACGCCAAGGGCGAGATCGAGGCGGTGTTCGACCTGGCGGTCGACGACGTGGCGGCGATCGCGCCCCTGGCCTTGCCCGATCCGCGCGCCTTGGGCGACCAGCTTCTGGACCTGCTGCTGCACGGCCGGGCGGGTTTGGGGCCGCGAGCCTTGAAGAACGCCCTGCCGGCCCTGGGCGCCGAGGGCGTGGCGGCCTTGCGGGCCCGGGTCGAGACGACCATGGCTTCGCAGAAGCGGGTCAGCGGCGCTCTAAAGGCCGCCGTCCAGGTGCTGGCCGACGCCCAGGGCGACGTCGACGGCTATATCGCCCAGTTCACCGACTCCCAGGCCGTGCTGCCCCCGATCGGGGCGCAGATCGCCCGGCGGCTGGCGGCGGCGGGCCGGCTGGACGAGGCGGTGGCGGCGCTGGACCGCTCGACGCCCGGCTCGTTCACCCAGCTGGTCGGGACGGTGCTTGGTCGGCCGACCCTGCCCGGCCCCGGCGCCCTGGACTGGGAGGACGCCTATATCGAGGTGCTGGAGGCGCGCGGGCAAGGCGCCCTGGCCCAGGAGATGCGCTGGACAAGCTTCGAGCGCGGCCTGTCGATCGAACGCCTGCGCGACCATCTCAAGCGCCTGCCCGACTTCGACGACGTCGAGGCCGAGGAGAGGGCCCTGACCCATGCCGAGGATTTCCACGACGTCCACGCGGCGCTGGATTTCCTGATCCGCTGGCCGGCCTGGGACCGCGCGGCGCGGCTGGTGTTGCGCCGGTCCGCCGACCTGGACGGCGACCGGCCGGAGCTGCTGGAGCCGGCCGCCCGCGCCATCGAGGGCCGCCACCCGCTGGCCGCCACCCTGCTGCTGCGGGCGATGATCCTGGACACCGCCCGCTACGCCCGCACCGCCCGCTACAAGGACGCCCAGCGCCAGCTGCTGGAAGCCGCCTCCCTGGCCCCGGCCATCGCCGACTGGGACGGCCACGAAGACGCCGACGCCTTCGCCGCGCGGGCGGCGGGTTTTCGGCGCTGGTAGCCGCTGATGGGCGTTGGGGCGCCGCGCATGCTACGGCCAGGTTACTGCAAACCCTCGATTGCCTAGAGCCGAGCGCCGGACCTATAAGCGGGCTGAAAATTCCAGCCCTTCGAGGGATTCCATGAGCTCCGATTTCGCCGCCGCGCGCCTGAACATGGTCGAAAGCCAGATCCGCACGGCCGACGTCACCGACCTGCCCCTGCAGGACGCCCT
It encodes:
- a CDS encoding tryptophan halogenase family protein; protein product: MQDSASDRRIRDIVIVGGGTAGWMAAASLKHHFGAAPVTITLIESSEIGTIGVGEATIPTIRRFYQALGLSDIDVLRATGGTCKLGIRFNDWTTQVASFIHPFGLYGQDLKGVAFHHYWMRLRALGEAAPIGDYSLGASLAAGGKFTTPSRNPPSTLSVFDWALHFDAGLFARLMRQVAEQNGVRRLDAKIVKTNLRGEDGFIESVTLDSGATVAGDLFIDCSGFRGLLIEEALHTGYEDWSPWLLCDSAMAVQSEGKGDPPPYTDVTARPAGWQWRIPLQHRWGNGYVYSSRHTTDEAARMVLTGSLDERLLHEPRKIGFHPGRRLKAWNKNCIALGLASGFLEPLESTSIALIETGIEKIKALFPSRDFDPAVVDEFNEMSRLEMERVRDFIILHYKLNQRPEDPTGFWTHCREMAIPDTLRKKIDLWRAQGHFVRYRWEMFSPPSWLAIYAGFGLLPETYDLSVDGFDAGQLSAALAEMRKAVADTVASTRAHGDFIEQYARPRSVAAE
- a CDS encoding TonB-dependent receptor, producing the protein MALATGAHAQAAADDSAQVDEIVVTGIRGSQMRSVDVKRREASIVDAISSEDIGKLPDVTIADSLQRIPGVQIKRDAGEGATVNIRGLAQVITLLNGEQYLSAGNMGSAQPNLLDVPSQLMNSVVVYKSTDPTNALSGITGTIDLRTRRPFQMEPGLSIAGGAEGQRGERTKENDYLINGLVNWRNDRVGLMVSAAASKANLGNNSSGVVGLSGNNDWGGSAANNFISPHGFESFHREVERKRLGVNVAFEADLGEGFTLVAEGFYAKLDEYNRAAGINISNRWDGGAFGVWTTPTVFDNTGQTSTGNGRPWVAVDEYDINAWWVNSFSVNRTTKSETKNYNLELKYDNGGNFTSEVRAIRANGDRLSMNGQAQGDLSNWQYAPGRFNLFRDPNDRTRGPFYPAAICAQYPAAQRSNAVVGSAGGCYLNPNPLGYGANPQLHYNIGGAKAVWSGFDNPLAGGLGAGKTLKDYMANKDSYAIAAFSSEGNNEVQSDMNVFRAEGHYKFDDNFLGFITKIDAGVRQSDRTVEVEAFHLFSPFYGGTPGAVQANGQPVPAAGCFAQWKAIDVVMNQDQCQAGEFVPNPLGGAPVFQGYTVNKPTKIDAYNNVIWMDDLGSITQGIPGFWVVDPRDFDDVKSFQEKVFGAAVRYQIPGATYDVTLKEQSAYADANFEIGKLSGNVGLHVIQTDLLVKQNLTGATQNYGDTNLDVGDTVTRRKYTDWLPSLNAVYDATDHLKFRFAYSKTMQPLDLGNYGGGLSISTADCGTKPGRCVTGASSSGNPYLDPWRSTNFDGAVEYYFGGASMVNLSAFKLKIDSFVTGGTTTGTFKDEDGTPRTVNVTQPIQGDGGSVKGVEVGTKLAFSDLLPDGGFFSNFGIDANATYSPSSESRLGLDGKKLPFTDNSKYQYNLVGWYQDDKWQARVAYNYRTDRLSSVTGSSGDNLAVFQDATGFVDVNVSYNVRDNIVVYLNGSNVSGEIENYYVKFADGKTQYFSQNQFEPRYTLGIRAKW
- a CDS encoding DUF6880 family protein, with protein sequence MKRTGSKKTLTTANLAALGAERLADLLIDVAEGHAQIKRRLRLELAGEIGPEDLAAELAKRLDAVADSRARIHWRKHKEFVRELDMQRALIAGRLAELDPTLALPMMLRFLGLAEGVSHRTADAKGEIEAVFDLAVDDVAAIAPLALPDPRALGDQLLDLLLHGRAGLGPRALKNALPALGAEGVAALRARVETTMASQKRVSGALKAAVQVLADAQGDVDGYIAQFTDSQAVLPPIGAQIARRLAAAGRLDEAVAALDRSTPGSFTQLVGTVLGRPTLPGPGALDWEDAYIEVLEARGQGALAQEMRWTSFERGLSIERLRDHLKRLPDFDDVEAEERALTHAEDFHDVHAALDFLIRWPAWDRAARLVLRRSADLDGDRPELLEPAARAIEGRHPLAATLLLRAMILDTARYARTARYKDAQRQLLEAASLAPAIADWDGHEDADAFAARAAGFRRW
- a CDS encoding tryptophan halogenase family protein; its protein translation is MAHLNKIVIVGGGSAGWICAAMLSHYFQNGPTQVELVESEEIGTIGVGESTIPPFLQLIRTLGINEQEFIQETQAAFKLGIRFENWLEKGDVYYHPFGQIGGPLEVNEFYQCWLRAKQNGHPSKLQDFAPASVMAEAGKFMLPAAAQKTMIANANYALHVDARLVALYLRRFAEARGVKRTEGIVTEVATRPDGGVAKVILKDGREVAGDFFIDCSGFRALLIGKTLGEPFRDWGDVLLCDRAVVAQTENVGPPHPYTLVQAQDFGWRWRIPLQHRAGNGYVFASKYLSDDEATATLMRQVQGEVVLGPNIIPFKTGVRERPWVKNVVSIGLSCGFIEPLESTALHLIYKGMDYLLRFMPDMDADPVLAAEYNRRMVADYEEIRDFIVLHYVTTRRDDTPFWRDYQQVVPPESLRERIALFKAAGVLRDGVDDMFRAPSWQSVMEGMGVRPDRYQQLVDRIPLSVIMNLMDKSAPMLADFVATLPSHEEFLRTHCPAAPFKRSA